The following proteins come from a genomic window of Gadus morhua chromosome 11, gadMor3.0, whole genome shotgun sequence:
- the cd83 gene encoding CD83 antigen, with translation MAVRMVNQSLVLLVAFCTCTAVSLDSERRCENGGDCVLTCTAVNKPGVQYKDLRWSKETPEGLDDLLIRALPNGTTRYIGLRREVQLLEDRWDILLPNVSFGDSGTYLCRLADPVGEQSPVGRLNLAVTGGPDGPPRLQVLVFVVLATVMLVGALLLFTYSYGRLKDLLRERSKVIIKRVSLGAHLHPLDLNELKSIQTLGPKWSNGSKTKHLNI, from the exons ATGGCCGTACGCATGGTGAATCAAAGCCTGGTCTTACTGGTCGCATTTT GTACTTGCACGGCTGTTTCCCTGGACTCTGAGCGGAGGTGTGAAAATGGAGGAGATTGTGTTTTGACGTGCACCGCAGTGAACAAACCGGGAGTGCAGTACAAGGATCTGCGTTGGTCTAAG GAAACGCCGGAGGGCCTTGACGACCTGCTGATCCGAGCTCTGCCGAACGGCACCACCAGGTACATCGGGCTGCGGCGAGAGGTGCAGCTGTTGGAGGACCGCTGGGACATCCTCCTGCCCAACGTGAGCTTTGGGGACAGTGGCACCTACCTGTGTCGCCTAGCCGACCCAGTGGGAGAACAAAGCCCAGTAGGACGCCTCAACCTCGCCGTCACAG GCGGTCCTGACGGTCCACCCAGGCTCcaggtgttggtgtttgtggttTTAGCCACAGTGATGCTGGTCGGAGCACTGCTGCTATTCACCTACAGCTAT GGCCGTCTCAAGGATCTGCTACGGGAGAGGAGCAAGGTGATAATAAAGAGAGTCAGTTTAGGAGCACACCTTCATCCACTTGACCTGAACGAACTGAAGTCCATCCAGACCTTGGGTCCAAAATGGTCCAATGgttctaaaacaaaacatttgaatattTGA